CAAGATGTGGTCCTGGACGGCATGCTTCCCATGGCTAACGTGAGGAATCTGATTGCCAAGGAAGGCCTCACCCTCTCCAACTCTTTTGTTGCGAGTCCACTCTGCTGTCCCAGTAGGTAAGTTTCAGCGGCTGTATGTACTAGTAGCTGGTTTTTGGtcattttttagtttgtttttaacTCCCTAGCTGGCGAAGAGTTTGTCTTGATTTATTATGTGAAATAGATGGCTAGCTGTGGTTGATGTATATTATAGGAAATGAGTTTTGAGGCTTGGTGTATACATAGTGAAATGTTGTATGGGACAAAATGTGTCAGGAAAGTATATTTTGCAAAGATCTTGAATATTTAATGAATtattagagatatagatgtaTCATACTGGATTCAGAAAGCAAAATTGTATCCTTGTATCATGTTTGAAATATCAACATTTGCATTTATATGTCTGATATGCTTCTAAAttcatattctttcttctctaGGTCCAGCATTTTAACGGGACAGTATGTACATAATCACATGGCCATTAATAATTCACTAAGTGGCCAGTGCAGTGGCAAGAGGTGGCAGGTTAGTgaatttttcttaaattattgGTAATGGGTACTTCCGCTAtgcactgtagttttgttttgtcacCAAGCCAATTATTAAACCTACCTGGCTTTGCCTATACCTTGAATTTTTGGAACANNNNNNNNNNNNNNNNNNNNNNNNNNNNNNNNNNNNNNNNNNNNNNNNNNNNNNNCTTATGATGGTATTAACCCAAATCTGAAGGGCNNNNNNNNNNNNNNNNNNNNNNNNNNNNNNNNNNNNNNNNNNNNNNNNNNNNNNNNNNNNNNNNNNNNNNNNNNNNNNNTTTTTTTAATAGCTTAAAAATCACTgggcacatatacacatgctctTTCATTATCAGCAGGTTaggaagaaggggtgaggggggggggggggacagtgaGCTTTCAGGTGAGAGAATCAAAACTAAGTTACAGAAAGGTTTCAAATACATCTAAAGAATTAGCCCAGTGAGTTTCAGGGCATGCAGAATTATACTACATACCATAAGCCATTAAGCATCTANNNNNNNNNNNNNNNNNNNNNNNNNNNNNNNNNNNNNNNNNNNNNNNNNNNNNNNNNNNNNNNNNNNNNNNNNNNNNNNNNNNNNNNNNNNNNNNNNNNNNNNNNNNNNNNNNNNNNNNNNNNNNNNNNNNNNNNNNNNNNNNNNNNNNNNNNNNNNNNNNNNNNNNNNNNNNNNNNNNNNNNNNNNNNNNNNNNNNNNNNNNNNNNNNNNNNNNTCTCTCCCTNNNNNNNNNNNNNNNNNNNNNNNNNNNNNNNNNNNNNNNNNNNNNNNNNNNNNNNNNNNNNNNNNNNNNNNNNNNNNNNNNNNNNNNNNNNNNNNNNNNNNNNNNNNNNNNNNNNNNNNNNNNNNNNNNNNNNNNNNNNNNNNNNNNNNNNNNNNNNNAACTTTCCATTAGATAGATAATGTGTAAAGTACAACATCAATAAACCAAAAGTATATTGACTAGCTTAAAATCAGCCTTCACAGAATGGTTGTTCTTGGCTTTCCATTTACTTAaaacagaagcagaaagaagTGCTGTTTGTGAAAAGGCATTTGTAGGATTTTATATTTGCTTGCCATTGTAATAGTCAGATGTGTAGTGTTTTGTTATAGGGCATTCTGAACTCTGGTTGtttataacttattttttaaaatttcagattAGATTGTAAGAtgccatttttaattatattatgaacccagttagaattatatattatcttgagCAAATAAAAACGTATAACTTGTGTCTGTCACATAGGCAAAAACTAGTCTTATCACGCATATCAATCAGGCATTTCAATGATTTTACTGGAAGGAGAAGCGTGAGAACATTAAATTTACCATATTGCGTATGCCTCTATTTTAAGCCTCTTCCTGTTTTCAGATGGGGCCTGAGAAGAGGACTTTTGCAACCCATCTCCACAAGTATGGTTATGAAACGTTTTTTGCTGGGAAGTACTTAAACCAGTATGGCCATGAGAAGGTTGGAGGAGTAAAGCACGTCCCACCAGGATGGGACTGGTGGATCGGGTTAAAGGGAAATTCGCGATACTACAACTACACACTCTCGATCAATGGAGTGGCTGAGGAGCATGGGGTTGACCCTGACAAGGACTACCTCACAAAGGTCATAAGCGAGAGGGCCCAGGAGTTCCTGCACAAGTCGTCATTTGAGAAGCCCTTCTTTATGATGCTATCAGTGCCGTCTGCACATGCGCCCTTCACCCCTGAGCCCAAGTACTCTGGCAATTTTTCTTCCCTCAAAGCACCCAGGACAGAGAACTTTAACATCAAAGCAGGTGAAGGCAAACACTGGCTGATGCGGCAAGGTGTTCAGCCTCTCCCTGATGACGTTGTTGACAAAGTGGATGATGTCTTCAGGAACAGACTTAGGACACTGCTCACAGTGGATGATATGGTGAAGGATGTTGTGGAATACCTAGAGGTGGTGGATGAACTTAAAAATACCTATTTAATCTTTACATCTGATAATGGGTATCACTTGGGACAGTTTTCTCAGCCCCTAGATAAGAGGGAACCATATGAGACAGATATCCGGGTACCTTTTACGATTCGAGGCCCTAACATACCCTCAGGAATGGTCAACACATTCCCAACAACTAATATCGATCTTGCACCAACTATCTTAGACTTAGCTGGGGTACCAATACCCAAGTATATGGATGGTATTTCACTG
This region of Penaeus monodon isolate SGIC_2016 chromosome 27, NSTDA_Pmon_1, whole genome shotgun sequence genomic DNA includes:
- the LOC119590746 gene encoding N-acetylglucosamine-6-sulfatase-like, encoding MECRQIGYLFLGFAVFVSVMYWSSPSHVQGEVRAQYMKKTRPNFVFILTDDQDVVLDGMLPMANVRNLIAKEGLTLSNSFVASPLCCPSRSSILTGQYVHNHMAINNSLSGQCSGKRWQMGPEKRTFATHLHKYGYETFFAGKYLNQYGHEKVGGVKHVPPGWDWWIGLKGNSRYYNYTLSINGVAEEHGVDPDKDYLTKVISERAQEFLHKSSFEKPFFMMLSVPSAHAPFTPEPKYSGNFSSLKAPRTENFNIKAGEGKHWLMRQGVQPLPDDVVDKVDDVFRNRLRTLLTVDDMVKDVVEYLEVVDELKNTYLIFTSDNGYHLGQFSQPLDKREPYETDIRVPFTIRGPNIPSGMVNTFPTTNIDLAPTILDLAGVPIPKYMDGISLKSEITKNKSTGVRVVLNSISLSDGELLKREYQAPGYPQVRRTMLVEHSGEGVEKNKGCEFMGSGLSGCNPNFACKCEDSWNNTYTCLRQVSSEENFLYCKWEDGESFQEMYDLKSDPQQLNNTIGIVKRDVHKKLNNLLRNLKRCRGARCAELSSFVI